A window of the Zootoca vivipara chromosome 14, rZooViv1.1, whole genome shotgun sequence genome harbors these coding sequences:
- the PGPEP1L gene encoding pyroglutamyl-peptidase 1-like protein, whose translation MQLEVGSASSFLPWLCQKMAASLDPLQLCHVTTAAHPQSQELARIGLGSDVDLHIMELPVAYKKAREIVCQAWATLQPQVMIHIGLVSTSKAIIILEQCGKNKGYKEKDACGFCPEKGCCVLEGPERIDSTINLKCVWKNVQVEGMDVIFSRDAGRYVCDYIYYNSLYYGNGRAAFIHVPPLSQWVTAELIGRALQTVILEILKQCKQGIM comes from the exons ATGCAGCTGGAGGTTGGCAGTGCCAGCAGTTTCCTCCCCTGGCTGTGCCAGAAGATGGCGGCCTCCCTGGATCCACTGCAGCTGTGCCATGTGACAACGGCTGCTCACCCGCAGTCCCAG GAACTGGCCAGAATTGGTCTTGGAAGTGATGTAGACCTACACATCATGGAACTGCCAGTGGCTTACAAAAAAGCAAGAGAAATTGTCTGTCAAGCATGGGCAACCCTTCAGCCCCAA GTTATGATTCATATTGGCCTGGTTTCTACTTCTAAAGCAATCATCATTCTGGAGCAGTGTGGGAAGAACAAAGGCTATAAAGAAAAGGATGCTTGTGGATTTTGTCCAGAAAAAGGTTGTTGTGTCTTAGAAGGCCCGGAAAGAATAGACTCTACAATTAATTTGAAGTGTGTCTGGAAAAACGTTCAGGTGGAAGGGATGGATGTAATTTTTTCCAGAGATGCAGGAAG GTACGTTTGTGATTACATCTATTATAACTCTCTTTACTATGGTAATGGAAGAGCAGCGTTTATCCATGTACCTCCCCTATCCCAATGGGTGACAGCAGAACTTATTGGAAGAGCCCTACAGACTGTTATCTTAGAGATCTTAAAGCAATGTAAACAGGGGATAATGTAA